In Hamadaea flava, a genomic segment contains:
- a CDS encoding WXG100 family type VII secretion target → MADEVHVHGGDMLEWVQDFTKFEKRFSEDAGDIVSGAGKHVRFGTNDKLTDYLLQARNGYTGGADLPELTFLLQTATAYLGSPDAGVIGYLNVIADGLASHRKMVEVAAAEYGNNEVYGQKEFDKIDDRIFQKTGVELQHPGMYVDTTVSVAAEDDVAGRSTLPTADPPPASDWEHIEYPQVLWTIFSVVPGPLTHLATGFGVIGTHLLVYSSRLQDRVGLVTKPKTWSGDAAKAFDLASDKAVASMADWSAKLQNLSQTLGRAAYAISSAQETAEGELTKFRTDVDNLTATYNARIAQANQYGVWYDDDGNVYTADDLVIGYHYFVDRLQHDFTKRLREIGRGMSDGIVANSVWRPLPQSYSGIMLEAVLKPHRPAQEKRKPTGPGAGPGAGPGAGPGAGPSVKPPNTNQKPPKIEWEPGDGWLPGPPIDPNEVANALAAALAAAAAAAAKDPKKHNESMPNDLDVGVQRDTNFGGLPGTNGLPNTGGSNNGNTNNGNSNNGNANNGPVGGVTSPSIPEIGGGSNPGGAGNTGGIVVPTIPAIPSTPGTGNGSTNGGGGGGGVTPPTVPGTGSGSTPNSGGGGGGKPSVTVPITPGAGNPTPTANGNRPDWWDDNPWDNPSSPVSLDGRNSANPGGGGGGGGGTPVTPIPPGDGVPAAPPAASPIASNATSAAGESQPYLPPMMPPTGGGGGGGGGGPRAVRRGGPKLLDPGVGNGPAALSGRGSDQAASKPQVVSTGSDGWTAEPKPEAEQPVVRVLGSA, encoded by the coding sequence ATGGCTGACGAAGTGCATGTGCATGGTGGCGACATGTTGGAGTGGGTGCAGGACTTCACGAAGTTCGAGAAGCGCTTCAGCGAGGATGCCGGCGACATCGTCTCCGGCGCGGGCAAGCACGTCCGGTTCGGGACGAACGACAAGCTCACCGACTATCTCCTGCAGGCCAGGAACGGGTACACCGGTGGCGCCGATCTTCCGGAGCTCACCTTCCTCCTCCAGACGGCGACGGCATACCTCGGCAGTCCCGATGCCGGCGTGATCGGTTACTTGAACGTGATCGCCGACGGGCTCGCCTCGCATCGGAAGATGGTCGAGGTCGCCGCCGCGGAGTACGGAAACAATGAGGTATACGGCCAGAAGGAGTTCGACAAGATCGACGACCGGATCTTCCAGAAGACCGGCGTCGAGTTGCAGCACCCTGGGATGTACGTGGACACGACTGTCAGCGTCGCGGCCGAGGACGACGTCGCCGGGCGCAGTACGCTGCCCACCGCGGATCCGCCGCCGGCCAGCGATTGGGAGCACATCGAGTATCCGCAGGTGCTGTGGACGATCTTCAGCGTCGTCCCGGGGCCGCTGACCCATCTCGCCACCGGGTTCGGCGTGATCGGCACGCATCTGCTCGTCTACTCGTCGCGGTTGCAAGATCGGGTCGGCTTGGTCACCAAACCGAAGACCTGGTCGGGGGACGCCGCCAAGGCATTCGACCTCGCGTCGGACAAGGCGGTCGCCTCGATGGCGGACTGGAGCGCGAAACTCCAGAATCTGTCCCAGACGCTCGGCCGGGCGGCGTACGCGATCAGCAGTGCTCAGGAGACTGCCGAGGGTGAACTCACGAAGTTCCGTACTGACGTCGACAACCTGACGGCCACCTACAACGCACGGATCGCCCAGGCGAACCAGTACGGCGTCTGGTACGACGACGACGGCAACGTCTACACGGCGGACGATCTGGTCATCGGTTATCACTACTTCGTGGATCGTCTGCAGCACGACTTCACGAAGCGGCTCCGGGAGATCGGCCGAGGCATGAGCGACGGGATCGTCGCGAACTCGGTGTGGCGGCCGCTGCCCCAGTCGTACTCGGGCATCATGCTGGAAGCCGTGCTCAAGCCGCACAGGCCGGCGCAGGAAAAGCGCAAGCCGACCGGGCCGGGTGCGGGACCCGGGGCAGGCCCGGGCGCCGGGCCTGGAGCCGGCCCCAGCGTCAAACCGCCGAACACCAACCAGAAGCCGCCGAAAATCGAGTGGGAACCCGGCGACGGCTGGTTGCCGGGGCCGCCGATCGATCCGAACGAGGTCGCGAACGCGCTCGCCGCGGCACTTGCCGCAGCGGCGGCCGCCGCCGCGAAGGATCCCAAGAAGCACAACGAGAGCATGCCGAACGACCTGGATGTCGGCGTCCAGCGTGACACGAACTTCGGTGGACTCCCCGGCACCAACGGCTTGCCCAATACCGGTGGCTCGAACAACGGGAACACCAACAACGGCAATTCGAACAACGGGAACGCGAACAACGGGCCCGTGGGCGGGGTGACCTCTCCGTCGATTCCCGAGATCGGTGGCGGATCGAACCCCGGGGGGGCTGGCAACACGGGCGGAATCGTCGTTCCCACGATCCCGGCCATCCCGTCCACCCCGGGAACCGGCAACGGTTCCACCAACGGCGGTGGTGGCGGAGGTGGCGTCACTCCCCCGACGGTGCCCGGCACCGGGAGCGGGTCGACGCCGAACTCTGGTGGCGGAGGTGGCGGCAAGCCGAGCGTTACGGTGCCCATTACGCCGGGCGCAGGCAATCCGACCCCCACCGCCAACGGGAATCGGCCGGACTGGTGGGACGACAACCCCTGGGACAACCCGAGTTCGCCGGTGTCGCTGGACGGCCGGAACTCGGCCAACCCGGGCGGCGGTGGTGGCGGAGGGGGCGGTACGCCGGTCACTCCGATCCCACCGGGCGATGGCGTTCCGGCCGCCCCGCCCGCGGCGTCGCCGATCGCGTCGAACGCCACGAGCGCCGCCGGAGAGTCCCAGCCCTATCTTCCGCCGATGATGCCCCCGACGGGCGGCGGTGGCGGAGGCGGGGGCGGCGGACCTCGCGCGGTCCGCAGGGGTGGTCCCAAGTTGCTGGATCCCGGGGTCGGGAACGGCCCGGCGGCGCTCAGCGGCCGTGGCAGTGACCAAGCGGCGAGCAAGCCACAGGTCGTGTCGACCGGCTCCGACGGGTGGACAGCCGAGCCGAAGCCGGAGGCCGAACAGCCGGTCGTCCGAGTCCTCGGCTCAGCCTGA